The following are encoded in a window of Nitrososphaerales archaeon genomic DNA:
- a CDS encoding extracellular solute-binding protein — protein MKLRNGVSTAAVAGVVIVILVLAGVAVYFYSSVPGPTSSTSTSPTTTSTTTTASAGNTLTIMSISGFSDSFYTAVGKDFEAQNPGVTVRVLTAPFSGILAQEQTLLQAHDSSVDIVTGTPSMIGTLAQFALNLNPYISQYNLNKSDIIPAMQSSNGDVALGNGTVRAKALAMMSDTMFIYYRPSIWNQYQSSLKPLNTWENFIFDEGYLYNNTGTYGAFVETATAHELWNTYLDVYSYYYQQSSMGPAKPGYGILFTNKLLPSFNSTAGVQATETLARMLNAQPSLVNSYGGFNYNNFVSYYTKGFQGKNFTMAIAWLAQFSSVNKTLNGDVAFTALPGGHTQEGGSGAAVNAYSQNPTLAFKFLQFALTPAEQVKMYDLQHALPGTFSGYKYLISEHPNLAKFFQSALSMVQAGGAEPHIISSTWALIPIIDNALASVLPPNAATPQQISTALQIAANQWIPIVKHG, from the coding sequence ATGAAGCTCCGCAACGGCGTAAGCACAGCAGCTGTTGCGGGTGTTGTCATCGTAATTCTCGTCCTCGCTGGAGTCGCAGTCTACTTCTATTCTTCGGTTCCAGGCCCGACCTCCAGCACTTCGACTTCGCCTACGACCACCTCAACTACCACGACTGCCTCGGCAGGCAACACGCTAACCATCATGTCAATCTCTGGCTTCAGCGATTCCTTCTACACGGCAGTGGGGAAGGACTTCGAGGCCCAGAACCCCGGTGTGACTGTCAGGGTCCTGACGGCGCCATTTAGCGGCATCCTCGCCCAAGAGCAGACGCTCCTCCAGGCCCACGACTCGTCGGTCGACATAGTCACAGGGACACCAAGCATGATCGGCACTCTTGCTCAGTTCGCGCTGAACCTCAACCCCTACATATCCCAGTACAACCTCAACAAGTCGGACATAATCCCAGCGATGCAGTCCTCGAATGGCGACGTGGCCCTCGGGAACGGGACTGTCCGAGCGAAGGCCCTCGCGATGATGAGCGACACGATGTTCATCTACTACAGGCCGAGCATCTGGAACCAGTACCAGAGCAGCCTGAAGCCGCTGAACACCTGGGAGAACTTCATCTTCGATGAAGGCTACCTGTACAACAACACTGGCACCTACGGCGCTTTCGTAGAGACAGCCACAGCGCACGAGCTGTGGAACACGTACCTCGACGTCTACTCGTACTACTACCAGCAATCAAGCATGGGGCCAGCCAAGCCGGGGTACGGGATACTCTTCACGAACAAACTCCTTCCGTCGTTCAACAGCACGGCAGGCGTCCAGGCAACTGAGACGCTGGCCAGGATGCTCAACGCACAGCCTTCGCTCGTCAATAGCTATGGCGGATTCAACTACAACAACTTTGTCTCGTACTACACGAAGGGCTTCCAGGGCAAGAACTTCACCATGGCCATCGCGTGGCTGGCGCAGTTCTCGTCCGTCAACAAGACGCTCAACGGAGACGTCGCCTTCACTGCTCTGCCGGGAGGTCACACGCAGGAGGGAGGATCGGGCGCAGCGGTCAACGCCTACTCGCAGAACCCGACGCTCGCCTTCAAGTTCCTCCAATTCGCACTGACCCCGGCCGAGCAGGTCAAGATGTACGACCTCCAGCACGCACTGCCAGGGACATTCTCAGGCTACAAGTACCTGATCAGTGAACATCCGAACCTAGCCAAGTTCTTCCAGTCTGCCCTCTCGATGGTCCAAGCAGGAGGCGCAGAGCCCCACATAATCAGTTCGACGTGGGCTCTCATACCGATCATCGACAACGCTCTCGCATCAGTCCTCCCGCCAAACGCGGCAACACCCCAGCAGATTTCGACCGCGCTTCAAATAGCAGCTAACCAGTGGATACCGATAGTGAAGCATGGTTAG
- a CDS encoding AAA family ATPase, giving the protein MRGRLLIFCGIPGSGKTTVAKIVAGTLPKAIHVQTDAVREMIAHPDFGGEESRFVYEGCIAVAREALRNGYTVLLDGTFMREEYRTRAKTALRKYVTGIDVVYIACGLEAALRRNSSRRAAIPPDKLRSIHRRFQAEPSG; this is encoded by the coding sequence TTGCGAGGAAGACTGCTGATCTTCTGCGGCATCCCAGGGAGCGGCAAGACCACTGTGGCCAAGATAGTTGCAGGGACGCTCCCGAAAGCAATTCACGTTCAGACAGACGCTGTGAGGGAGATGATCGCTCACCCGGACTTCGGGGGCGAGGAGTCGAGGTTCGTCTATGAGGGGTGCATCGCGGTGGCTAGGGAGGCGCTTCGTAATGGCTACACGGTCCTCCTGGACGGGACATTCATGCGAGAGGAGTACAGGACGAGGGCCAAAACTGCGCTGCGGAAGTATGTCACAGGAATCGATGTGGTCTACATCGCTTGCGGCCTCGAGGCTGCCCTCAGGAGGAACTCGTCCAGGCGGGCAGCCATTCCGCCAGACAAGCTGAGGAGCATACACAGGAGGTTCCAGGCAGAGCCGTCAGGATAG
- a CDS encoding ABC transporter ATP-binding protein: MAELKVENVTKQFGHHKAVDAVDFEVGDGEFVVLLGPSGSGKTTILRMIAGLETPDSGSIYIDGEVVNGLSPRERDIAMVFQNYALYPHMKIYDNIALPLRVRKLDDVEIGKRVRATAELLQISGLLEKKPSQISGGEQQRVAVARAVVRNPKVFLFDEPLSNLDAKLRVLARGFLKRLQKELKVTTVYVTHDQAEAMTMADRIAVVDNGRLIQMAHPMEIYQQPSDLFVAGFIGSPPMNLIDGEITRAGTAACFVSGPIRQKVEFAAQGAEVVVLGVRPEDVTVSDGPRPGTFKVRVYVAEPMGSVQYVTVDADGIRLLAQVEPSYDATINKEVYCGFREGNTYFFDRQTGRRLA; the protein is encoded by the coding sequence ATGGCGGAGCTCAAGGTAGAGAACGTCACAAAACAGTTCGGCCATCACAAGGCTGTGGACGCCGTGGACTTCGAAGTGGGCGACGGAGAATTCGTCGTGCTGCTCGGCCCGTCCGGCTCCGGGAAAACGACCATACTGCGCATGATAGCCGGCCTTGAGACTCCCGACAGCGGGAGCATCTACATCGACGGCGAGGTCGTGAACGGCCTGTCTCCACGCGAGCGAGACATAGCGATGGTCTTTCAGAACTACGCGCTTTATCCTCACATGAAGATCTACGATAACATTGCTCTTCCGCTGAGGGTGAGGAAGCTGGACGATGTAGAGATTGGCAAGAGGGTCAGGGCCACGGCAGAGCTGCTGCAGATTTCTGGTCTCCTCGAGAAGAAACCGTCGCAGATAAGCGGGGGAGAGCAGCAGAGGGTGGCAGTCGCGAGGGCAGTCGTGAGGAACCCAAAGGTCTTCCTCTTCGACGAGCCGCTCTCCAACCTGGACGCGAAGCTGCGCGTCCTAGCGAGGGGGTTCCTCAAGAGACTCCAGAAGGAGCTGAAGGTGACGACCGTGTACGTGACCCACGACCAGGCGGAGGCCATGACCATGGCGGACAGGATTGCAGTCGTGGACAACGGCAGGTTGATTCAGATGGCCCACCCCATGGAGATCTACCAACAGCCCAGCGACCTGTTCGTCGCAGGCTTCATCGGCTCGCCACCCATGAACCTAATCGACGGCGAAATTACGAGGGCCGGCACGGCTGCATGCTTCGTGTCGGGGCCGATAAGGCAGAAGGTAGAGTTCGCTGCCCAGGGTGCAGAGGTGGTCGTCCTGGGTGTCAGGCCCGAGGACGTCACCGTGAGCGACGGGCCGAGGCCCGGCACGTTCAAGGTCAGAGTCTATGTGGCGGAGCCGATGGGAAGCGTCCAGTACGTCACCGTTGACGCGGACGGAATCAGGTTGCTGGCCCAGGTCGAGCCGTCTTACGATGCGACGATAAACAAGGAAGTGTACTGCGGCTTCAGGGAAGGGAACACCTACTTTTTCGACAGGCAGACTGGGAGAAGGTTAGCCTAG